Proteins co-encoded in one Setaria viridis chromosome 9, Setaria_viridis_v4.0, whole genome shotgun sequence genomic window:
- the LOC117835834 gene encoding uncharacterized protein yields MDYFLVRHLPLGGFVPRYINFPPSDPKISYLRFLRSGSAPAVHKHHPHRLPPSPPQQLSPYLAAAAAHLARSSSSPPLDDTVSTPTVTLHSIFVPPYALARSPSVYATAVDAEDRAVVRVHSPDGCPVAWHLRFSLLLRAAAVPRPPPHRLAIAVTVQVCPAPPLDVAAAEPAALAVPLSAPFTITSSRLNAVSNVVVHVELRNGTIGWGRPPCCHPSPTRTSRPRSRPAASLRALLDEGVLEAIRISCASYPTKRTFDELIIDRFGMLAPELVDSSDEKAACAAIRDRMGLKGYQVAYVNG; encoded by the exons ATGG ACTATTTTTTGGTACGTCATCTTCCGCTCGGTGGTTTCGTTCCGCGGTATATCAATTTCCCTCCGTCCGATCCAAAAATCTCATACCTCCGGTTCCTCCGCTCCGGTTCCGCGCCCGCGGTGCACAAGCACCATCCGCATCGCCTACCTCCGTCTCCTCCGCAACAACTGTCGCCCtatcttgccgccgccgctgcccaccTTGCACGATccagctcctccccgccgcttGACGACACCGTCTCCACGCCCACCGTGACGCTCCACTCGATCTTCGTACCCCCCTATGCGCTCGCCAGATCCCCCTCCGTCTACGCCACCGCGGTCGACGCCGAGGACCGGGCCGTCGTGCGCGTCCACAGCCCCGACGGTTGCCCCGTCGCGTGGCACCTccgcttctccctcctcctccgtgccgccgccgtcccccgtCCTCCTCCGCACCGTCTCGCCATCGCTGTCACCGTCCAGGTCTGCCCCGCGCCCCCCCTGgacgtcgcggcggccgagCCAGCCGCGCTCGCCGTGCCCCTCTCTGCGCCCTTCACCATCACGTCCTCGCGCCTCAACGCCGTCTCCAATGTCGTCGTGCACGTCGAGCTCCGCAATGGCACCATCGGGTGGGGGAGGCCGCCGTGCTGCCATccgtcgccgacgaggaccAGCCGGCCGCGCTCGCGGCCTGCGGCGTCGCTCCGCGCGCTACTCGACGAG GGTGTTCTGGAAGCAATCCGGATCAGCTGTGCTAGCTATCCAACAAAGAGGACATTTGATGAGCTCATTATTGATCGGTTTGGAATGCTTGCACCAGAGCTTGTGGACAG CTCTGATGAGAAGGCCGCTTGTGCAGCCATACGTGATAGAATGGGTTTGAAAGGATATCAGGTAGCCTATGTCAATGGGTGA
- the LOC117836446 gene encoding uncharacterized protein has translation MSKGEESERKYFTRLIEEMEMEEEEEEEEEEEESGKITKERPLPHIVKYHDLLEKLWGWDRLLDLGIAVPLSVYTTYLEEYHRHNVHAATTFTSLSAPAGTCLTNEKRLVSALKLRVETEQETSLMIWRSIIPSCLIQEHARSVVHTADCSFSDVSGVALLCIAKEAELMFEFLRLEAPIDDELITQCTTIRLCALSLMNCTRDNSVSASAVMLGMVKEAEMMCSWMRKNNKPIDFSFYAAPSEMWDCNVIRRSTLEFMVNKLLKNSSAAKRKTVKEEPAAEHMTVKEEPAAEHMTVTEEPARSGPGGDGDNIAADGAANTTGGSQYKKGGEKSNKWKGGENFGGEKSNKRKRKEEDVLGKIWCWERLVIPPDSSVKWSDYRSYLEKYYESNASGFVAAAAAKNPQNVTDMGLAVAKFCLEMEEELLSVWNTQVLHRFGEPLAASAIVESSLIKEHALLICGTGAELDLPSAIAFVCITKEAELMCELLKHGAQPSSQFIQLSCVIRICALGLLKGHQSFASAAAMMGMANEAEEMCDWMKRENKLVTLSLSKPRGLEISHLIRNTALDVMTSILHESSFPSSKTPDDAMP, from the exons ATGAGCAAGGGAGAAGAGTCAGAGAGGAAGTATTTTACTCGTCTCATTgaagagatggagatggaggaggaggaagaggaggaggaggaggaggaggagtccgGTAAAATTACAAAGGAGAGGCCTCTTCCACACATTGTCAAGTACCATG ATCTCTTGGAGAAATTATGGGGGTGGGACAGGCTGCTTGACTTGGGGATTGCCGTGCCCTTGTCTGTCTATACCACATACCTTGAAGAGTATCACCGTCACAATGTGCATGCAGCTACTACATTCACGAGCCTATCTGCTCCCGCTGGGACT TGTCTCACGAATGAGAAGCGACTTGTATCTGCGTTGAAGCTCCGGGTGGAAACTGAACAGGAGACGAGCTTGATGATATGGAGATCAATCATTCCGAGTTGCCTGATCCAGGAGCATGCACGTTCAGTGGTCCACACAGCAGATTGCAGCTTTTCTGATGTTTCTGGTGTGGCTTTGTTG TGTATTGCTAAGGAGGCTGAGCTGATGTTTGAGTTCCTGAGGCTTGAAGCACCCATTGATGATGAATTAATCACCCAGTGCACAACAATACGCTTGTGTGCCTTGAGCCTTATGAACTGCACTCGGGACAATTCTGTTTCTGCATCCGCTGTTATGTTG GGTATGGTGAAGGAGGCTGAAATGATGTGTTCGTGGATGCGTAAAAATAATAAGCCTATTGATTTCTCTTTTTATGCCGCACCTAGTGAGATGTGGGACTGCAATGTTATCCGGCGCAGTACCCTGGAATTTATGGTCAACAAATTACTAAAAAATTCTTCGGCTGCCAAGCGCAAGACTGTTAAGGAAGAACCTGCTGCTGAGCACATGACTGTCAAGGAAGAACCTGCTGCTGAGCACATGACTGTTACGGAAGAACCTGCTAGAAGTGGTCCTGGGGGTGATGGGGATAATATTGCTGCTGATGGAGCAGCAAACACCACAGG GGGTTCTCAGTATAAGAAAGGTGGTGAGAAGAGTAACAAGTGGAAAGGTGGTGAGAATTTCGGTGGTGAGAAGAGTAataagaggaagaggaaagaag AAGATGTTTTGGGTAAAATATGGTGTTGGGAAAGGCTGGTGATTCCACCAGACAGTTCTGTTAAGTGGTCTGACTATAGGAGCTACCTTGAGAAGTATTATGAAAGCAATGCTTCTGGGttcgttgctgctgctgctgctaaaaATCCGCAAAATGTTACTGACATGGGCCTTGCTGTTGCCAAATTT TGTCtcgagatggaggaggaacTCCTGTCTGTGTGGAATACTCAAGTGTTGCATAGGTTTGGTGAGCCCCTAGCAGCCAGCGCTATCGTGGAGAGTAGCCTGATCAAGGAGCATGCGCTTTTAATCTGTGGCACAGGGGCTGAATTGGATCTTCCTTCTGCCATTGCTTTTGTG TGTATTACCAAGGAGGCTGAACTGATGTGTGAGCTGCTGAAGCATGGTGCTCAGCCTTCTTCTCAATTCATCCAGCTGAGCTGCGTAATCCGCATATGCGCCTTGGGCCTTCTCAAAGGACACCAATCttttgcttctgctgctgcaaTGATG GGTATGGCAAATGAGGCCGAAGAGATGTGCGATTGGATGAAGAGAGAGAACAAGCTTGTTACCTTAAGCTTGTCCAAGCCGCGTGGACTCGAGATTTCCCACTTGATCCGGAATACAGCCTTGGATGTTATGACCAGCATATTGCATGAGTCTTCCTTCCCATCCTCCAAG ACGCCGGATGATGCAATGCCATGA
- the LOC117840606 gene encoding uncharacterized protein isoform X1, protein MVQDSKLSDSRERRPEIRSPTYGKLKNQQEHTHPVRWHGVRGICRPARVAALLVLCTCAVGAGRKRRRRDGGGGDASDGLSQDRGHWSCCSGGGVQEMSLRGDPAPAGDETAEELLERVRGMVPAALEAARAAGGFPGRWKAIAAKLETLPACLSDLSSHPCFAKNALCRELLQSVAATLAEAADLAGRCREPPPDGKLRTQSAIDALAGKLDLNIRDCALLVKTGVLSDASGPSPPPEAAAAGSPAHADVRELLARLQIGQTEAKNRAVDGLLEALRKDEKSVLAVLGRANVSAMVQLLTASAPMVRGKAATVVCQVAESGSCDGLLVSEGVLPPLIRLAESGSLVGREKAAVTLQRLSVSPDVARAIVGHGGAGPLIEICQTGDSVSQSAAAGALKNLSAVPEVRQALADEGIVRVMVTLLDCGAVGGSKEHAAECLQNLTSSNDGLRRAVVSEGGLRSLLLYLDGPLPPEPAVGALRNLVGAVSPDSLVSLGVLPRLVHVLRVGPVGAQQAAAAAICRISSTAEMKRAVGEHGCVPLLVRLLEAKSSGAREVAAQALASLVGCPANAREVRKDDKGVPRLVQLLDPSPANTAKKYAIACLLTLSAAKRCKKLMISHGAIGYLKKLSDMDVAGARKLLERLERGSLRSLFSRD, encoded by the exons ATGGTCCAAGACTCCAAGCTCTCGGACAGCAGAGAAAGACGGCCCGAGATACGGAGCCCGACGTACGGCAAGCTAAAAAACCAACAGGAGCACACGCATCCGGTCCGGTGGCACGGGGTGAGAGGGATTTGTCGGCCCGCACGCGTGGCCG CTCTGCTCGTGCTCTGCACTTGCGCCGTCGGTGCGGGGAGGAAGAGACGACgacgagacggcggcggcggagacgcgTCGGACGGATTAAGCCAAG ATCGCGGCCACTGGTCCTGCTGCAGCGGCGGGGGTGTCCAAGAAATGAGCCTGCGGGGGGACCCGGCGCCAGCCGGGGACGAGAcggcggaggagctgctggagcgGGTCCGGGGGAtggtgccggcggcgctggaggcggcgagggcggcgggcgggttCCCGGGCCGGTGGAAGGCGATCGCCGCCAAGCTGGAGACTCTGCCGGCGTGCCTGTCCGACCTGTCCAGCCACCCGTGCTTCGCCAAGAACGCGCTGTGCCGCGAGCTGCTGCAGTCGGTGGCCGCCACGCTAGCCGAGGCGGCCGACCTCGCCGGGCGGTGCCGGGAGCCGCCTCCGGACGGGAAGCTGAGGACGCAGAGCGCCATCGACGCGCTTGCCGGGAAGCTCGACCTCAACATCCGGGACTGCGCGCTGCTCGTCAAGACCGGCGTGCTGTCCGACGCCTccggcccgtcgccgccgccggaggctgccgcggcggggtcgccggcgcACGCGGACGTCCGGGAGCTGCTCGCGAGGCTGCAGATCGGGCAGACGGAGGCGAAGAACCGGGCCGTGGACGGGCTCCTCGAGGCGCTGCGCAAGGACGAGAAGAGCGTGCTCGCCGTGCTCGGCCGCGCCAACGTCTCCGCGATGGTGCAGCTGCTCACGGCGTCGGCGCCGATGGTCCGGGGGAAGGCCGCCACGGTGGTATGCCAGGTCGCGGAGTCAGGCAGCTGCGACGGGCTGCTCGTGTCGGAGGGCGTCCTGCCGCCGCTCATCAGGCTGGCCGAGTCCGGCAGCCTCGTCGGCCGCGAGAAGGCCGCCGTCACCCTGCAGCGTCTGTCCGTGTCCCCCGACGTCGCGCGCGCGATcgtcggccacggcggcgccggcccgcTCATCGAGATCTGCCAGACGGGGGACTCCGTCTCCCagtccgccgcggccggcgcgctcAAGAACCTCTCGGCGGTGCCGGAGGTGCGGCAAGCGCTGGCCGACGAAGGTATCGTCCGCGTCATGGTCACCCTGCTGGACTGCGGCGCCGTGGGCGGGTCCAAGGAGCACGCCGCCGAGTGCCTGCAGAACCTGACGTCGAGCAACGACGGCTTGCGGCGCGCTGTCGTGTCGGAGGGCGGGCTGCGCAGCCTGCTGCTCTACCTCGAcggcccgctgccgccggagcccgCGGTGGGCGCTCTCCGGAACCTCGTGGGGGCCGTCTCGCCCGACAGCCTGGTGTCGCTGGGCGTGCTGCCCCGGCTGGTCCACGTGCTCAGGGTCGGGCCAGTCGGcgcgcagcaggcggcggcggcggcgatctgcCGGATCTCCAGCACCGCCGAGATGAAGCGCGCGGTCGGCGAGCACGGGTGCGTGCCGCTGCTGGTGCGGCTGCTGGAGGCGAAGTCGAGCGGGGCgcgcgaggtggcggcgcaggcgcTGGCGAGCCTGGTGGGTTGCCCTGCCAACGCCCGGGAGGTGAGGAAGGACGACAAGGGCGTGCCGAGGCTGGTGCAGCTGCTGGACCCGAGCCCCGCCAACACGGCCAAGAAGTACGCCATCGCGTGCCTGCTGACGCTGTCGGCGGCGAAGCGGTGCAAGAAGCTGATGATCTCGCACGGTGCCATCGGGTACCTGAAGAAGCTCTCCGACATGGACGTCGCCGGCGCCAGGAAGCTGCTCGAGAGGCTGGAGCGCGGCAGCCTGCGCAGCCTGTTCAGTAGGGACTAG
- the LOC117840606 gene encoding uncharacterized protein isoform X2, whose product MSLRGDPAPAGDETAEELLERVRGMVPAALEAARAAGGFPGRWKAIAAKLETLPACLSDLSSHPCFAKNALCRELLQSVAATLAEAADLAGRCREPPPDGKLRTQSAIDALAGKLDLNIRDCALLVKTGVLSDASGPSPPPEAAAAGSPAHADVRELLARLQIGQTEAKNRAVDGLLEALRKDEKSVLAVLGRANVSAMVQLLTASAPMVRGKAATVVCQVAESGSCDGLLVSEGVLPPLIRLAESGSLVGREKAAVTLQRLSVSPDVARAIVGHGGAGPLIEICQTGDSVSQSAAAGALKNLSAVPEVRQALADEGIVRVMVTLLDCGAVGGSKEHAAECLQNLTSSNDGLRRAVVSEGGLRSLLLYLDGPLPPEPAVGALRNLVGAVSPDSLVSLGVLPRLVHVLRVGPVGAQQAAAAAICRISSTAEMKRAVGEHGCVPLLVRLLEAKSSGAREVAAQALASLVGCPANAREVRKDDKGVPRLVQLLDPSPANTAKKYAIACLLTLSAAKRCKKLMISHGAIGYLKKLSDMDVAGARKLLERLERGSLRSLFSRD is encoded by the coding sequence ATGAGCCTGCGGGGGGACCCGGCGCCAGCCGGGGACGAGAcggcggaggagctgctggagcgGGTCCGGGGGAtggtgccggcggcgctggaggcggcgagggcggcgggcgggttCCCGGGCCGGTGGAAGGCGATCGCCGCCAAGCTGGAGACTCTGCCGGCGTGCCTGTCCGACCTGTCCAGCCACCCGTGCTTCGCCAAGAACGCGCTGTGCCGCGAGCTGCTGCAGTCGGTGGCCGCCACGCTAGCCGAGGCGGCCGACCTCGCCGGGCGGTGCCGGGAGCCGCCTCCGGACGGGAAGCTGAGGACGCAGAGCGCCATCGACGCGCTTGCCGGGAAGCTCGACCTCAACATCCGGGACTGCGCGCTGCTCGTCAAGACCGGCGTGCTGTCCGACGCCTccggcccgtcgccgccgccggaggctgccgcggcggggtcgccggcgcACGCGGACGTCCGGGAGCTGCTCGCGAGGCTGCAGATCGGGCAGACGGAGGCGAAGAACCGGGCCGTGGACGGGCTCCTCGAGGCGCTGCGCAAGGACGAGAAGAGCGTGCTCGCCGTGCTCGGCCGCGCCAACGTCTCCGCGATGGTGCAGCTGCTCACGGCGTCGGCGCCGATGGTCCGGGGGAAGGCCGCCACGGTGGTATGCCAGGTCGCGGAGTCAGGCAGCTGCGACGGGCTGCTCGTGTCGGAGGGCGTCCTGCCGCCGCTCATCAGGCTGGCCGAGTCCGGCAGCCTCGTCGGCCGCGAGAAGGCCGCCGTCACCCTGCAGCGTCTGTCCGTGTCCCCCGACGTCGCGCGCGCGATcgtcggccacggcggcgccggcccgcTCATCGAGATCTGCCAGACGGGGGACTCCGTCTCCCagtccgccgcggccggcgcgctcAAGAACCTCTCGGCGGTGCCGGAGGTGCGGCAAGCGCTGGCCGACGAAGGTATCGTCCGCGTCATGGTCACCCTGCTGGACTGCGGCGCCGTGGGCGGGTCCAAGGAGCACGCCGCCGAGTGCCTGCAGAACCTGACGTCGAGCAACGACGGCTTGCGGCGCGCTGTCGTGTCGGAGGGCGGGCTGCGCAGCCTGCTGCTCTACCTCGAcggcccgctgccgccggagcccgCGGTGGGCGCTCTCCGGAACCTCGTGGGGGCCGTCTCGCCCGACAGCCTGGTGTCGCTGGGCGTGCTGCCCCGGCTGGTCCACGTGCTCAGGGTCGGGCCAGTCGGcgcgcagcaggcggcggcggcggcgatctgcCGGATCTCCAGCACCGCCGAGATGAAGCGCGCGGTCGGCGAGCACGGGTGCGTGCCGCTGCTGGTGCGGCTGCTGGAGGCGAAGTCGAGCGGGGCgcgcgaggtggcggcgcaggcgcTGGCGAGCCTGGTGGGTTGCCCTGCCAACGCCCGGGAGGTGAGGAAGGACGACAAGGGCGTGCCGAGGCTGGTGCAGCTGCTGGACCCGAGCCCCGCCAACACGGCCAAGAAGTACGCCATCGCGTGCCTGCTGACGCTGTCGGCGGCGAAGCGGTGCAAGAAGCTGATGATCTCGCACGGTGCCATCGGGTACCTGAAGAAGCTCTCCGACATGGACGTCGCCGGCGCCAGGAAGCTGCTCGAGAGGCTGGAGCGCGGCAGCCTGCGCAGCCTGTTCAGTAGGGACTAG